In Osmerus eperlanus chromosome 4, fOsmEpe2.1, whole genome shotgun sequence, the sequence TACAGAATCATCTCATCACTCAAATATATTACTGCAAAAATAAGTTGGTTGTGTGAGAGAACATGGCTGGATGGTCATCAACTTATCCACCTTCCCACATACACCCACATTCATAAACAGCACTAATGGCTTCATGCTATTTATTAAGAATAACAATTACTTTAAGCATATGGCTTTTCCAGGtcacttttttttgggggggggggggggggggggggaaaccacAGTGAAAGCCTCATTTTGCAAGAATGTTTGATGGATACTTGAAAATCACCATTTGAGGTCAGGATTATAATGTTTGGAAATGTTTTCAGGCTTCCAACATTGTGGTTTGGTGTGGAGAGCGGCAGCCAAAGGGCATTGTTTTTTCAAGTCCTCTTGCTCTAACACAGGCATCGGAGCTGGGGCAGTTAATGGAAAATCACTTTCCCCTCTACACCATGTTGTCAAACCACAAGAATGTTTCCATTTGATGTAATAGTCTATTTGGGATCGTTGTGTCACTACTGTTTGTAAAGTGTCTTCCCACAATCAGTGCTCCTCAGAGATTAACCTGTGATGACAGCAATGCATTCACAAGGGGATCCATTCACATccttgtggaggctgggtggatcCATTGGCAACCATATTCTCTAGAATGAGACTacacaccacatcaccaccAGCCCCCTTGGCACCACTGCACTGAGGAATTTGGCAGTTTTCATTTCGTCCATGCATAAAGGTTTCATTTCTGGTttcaaaataactttcaaaTATCCTCAATCCTGGACAGGGGTGTAGACAGGCCATACCGGTAATGTATTTGAGGTCACTACGTGACCAGGGTGACCAATAAGCAGGTAACCGATATTTTGACAGCTTATCCCCTCCCTTGACCATTTTACTAAATTTTAGCAAACTGACACCTAAACAGTTAGCTACAGCCACTTCTTCATAAACTGGCAGTTGTAACATGTCAGGGGATCCACAGAGAAAGGTTTTCTAGCTACTATTGAAATAATTACGGAATGTATATGTGAGAAACTGTATAAAAATCAAGAGAATTTTTGCAAACTCCAAACAACCGCATCCTTCACATTGACGGACTTTCAGATGGAACTTCACAATTTATCGTGGCACGTAGTTCTAGAACTGCAACTATACAGGCAAATGCAGGCACAATCAAAAATTGCCTTCGGCCAGAGACTCCTTGTAGGTTAAATTAAGACAATCAGCTCTTACCAAGTAACAGTAGTTTCACTTCTCTGGATGCTAACTCTCCATCTTCTCGTAGGTTCCGATCAATCATTTTACTCCTCTCCACAGCCGCTTTATCCTCAGCGCTAATTGTGCAACCCATTTCAACAATGTGCCTGtgccctttaaaaaaaaatctgtgcaCACAGGTTAGCGAAATAATAACGCTTTTATTGATGCGTGAACTTCCTCAGCCAGTAACCGAGAGACTGAAAGGCGTTGGCACTTTTCGTCAACCCAACTAGACCCACATGGGAGATGGGTGGTAAACTAACGCCACTAAACTAATGTGGTTTCTTTGGTAAATGGTAGCCAAAGTAATTCTTGCAACTCTGGATTGTTTAAAAAAGAAATTGTAAATGTGTCTACAGTTTATCCATTTGCTAGAAAACGTTGCTTAGCGCTGGCCGTAGAAAAAATTGCACATAGCCTACCTAAATAGAAACATTTCGCATCGACAACCCATTGATACAGTTTTAACATGTGTCCTGTCTTTCTCATAGTCCCGTCACACTCTGAAGTTGCGCTGTCGCGCGCTCCATGACCAACTACAGCTGATGCGCGAGAAAAACGAGAGCAGACGAGCCTTTGTGTTGCATGGGAAATGTAGTACTTTGTCACCCGACTTGAAAACTTTATCGACTCCCATCAAATTAGGTTTTAAAACACGCGAAGTAGATTAATGCGTAACAGTTTTTATGATTATGAAGATTGTAGTATAATTTAGTTTTTCCTTTGTGTCCTCCTTCAAACAGTCAAAATAGTATAGCCTAGCCTACAGAGCATCTTCAAAATGTGCTAATATGTGTCAGAATGAATCGAAATTTGTCTGACTCCGACTTTCACTTCAGGTACTGCAGTTCACACACGGACGGCTactgtaagtaggctacagtaaagTTTTCAACGATTCGTTTCTGGGCTAAACGTATGTGTGGTAAGAGCGCCCCCAATGAACTTATAGCTTCATTGCACTGATTTGCTCAAAGCATTGGAGAGTGAGGGTGGCACACACACCCGGAAGTGTGTTACAGTTTACATTCCTTTTATTTCTAAGGTCATGAGAAATGTATGGCTGAATAGATGTATTATTGTCTTAAATCTATTGAATTTCCTGTATGCTAAAGTTGACATCATTGTAATTTGTTAGTGGttgttttatgtgtttttgAGATCAAGTATATTAATGTAGCCAAATATTGTGTTCATATGAAATCAATTATTCATTATAGGATTATGTCTACTGAAAATGTGGTTGAAATATAGTTCAACCCATCTTAAAGTGTGGCACTGTCGATGAGAATGTGCTTCCCAATTCCCGAGAGTGTTTCACCTTTCGTCCAATGTGCCCCATGTCAAACCTGAGACTGTGGCAAATCTCTGGTATACAAAAACATTCACGCATTGCAGAGTATAGTGCTGACCTTCCAGACACTCCAAAAACCTGTTCTACACTTGTATACCATATGTTTTCACATCTGTCTTAACTCTGAGAGCTCTGTAAATGTGATTCCCCCTGAACAGGACCCTGGATCCTCCCGCTCCTCTTACCTTAGCCAACCCAAAATGTCATTGGCGATaagttgccatggaaacagctGATCTCAGAGAAGTCTGGCATAAGTGAGAGAGCCATGTGGAATGGATTCACCCTGTTACAATTTGAAAGACTCAAAGAAcgcaaaaaagaagaaaaaaaacaaacttaTTGCAGTATCAAGGTCAGTAATCAGTGGACCTCATTCAGTGCTTACCAGAGAAATATGAGATTTAGCTGACACTTGCAAATGTTAAGTTAGGTAGACATTTAAATTTAGCTTTTAAAACATATGTTCAAAGGTGACAAAACACATATGTATTTAAAACTCTTTATGCTTGTCAAACCAAGTCATGTCTTAAAATAACAGGTCAATCTTTCCTTTAAATATTTAATCAAAAACTTAAAGTATTGTGAATTAATTGTTGAACTGAGGATTTGGTGAACGCCTAAATGAATTCCAATCAACCGAGCAGTCTACTAAACTGAGACTGAGACCTCCCTTTGCGCTCTTTCATTCTGCTGTTGAAAATGAACAGAAAGGTCAGCCTGTTGGTACGGCTTCACCAACCTCCAGGAGGCTCCCTATTCAGCTACATCAAAGCTATGAGTCACTCCCATCAGTCAGGCAGCAGCACAGAGAGTAGCACGATTAGAGGGAGGACAAATGAGAGAGGGATTAATCGATGGATGGAGCGACAGAGATAAAACAGATAAGATTAAGAATAAAACCGGCAATACGTTTGATTGTCTTCCCATGGATCAAAGGTTGTGTCTTTTGGTTCGTGCTGGAAGCGCTGACACATGTCTTTAATGACGCGATGCGAGTAAAATAAATGTAACTTCCAGGTTTCCTTAACATATGCATTGTATTAGCACACTATCATCAAAAGTGATGACATTTGTGTCAGCACTGGGAGTGTCAACAGATTTTTGGGGGGCATCTGTGTTGAGTTGAAATATTTATTTGTGTGGCATTCTCAAGCAGAGGCTAAggtcagggagagacaggtcagtgtgggtgtgagtTAGGTTATCGAGCTCTGCAGCTTTACTCACAACGTCCCCCACCGACTCTCATTCATAATGAGTTTGTCAGTCCTGCCTACTTCAAATGTCACCCCTCTTTCATCTTGTTCCTAGGGCTTCGTTTCACCCCTGTGACTCCATCCCTCAAGACCTTCACAGCTATCACCCGCTGCCTATACAACCATACAGAAATACACCTGTGTGTACACATAGATGCATGCTCACAGGCACAATACACACATTATGCGTCATTTTACACACACGTTTACTTGAAGGCGGTTGGGGTTGTGTCACTGTGTCATGTGATCTGTAATTGTGAAATGAAACATTCCAAAGGCATCTATGTCTTTAATTGATACTTTTGAAGGGGAACCAATACAGAGGAAAtgcaaaaagaagaaagaatgCCTAAAAATTCTGAATTGAAACAAACACTCATTATCTTGGGTACGAATGAAAGTACATTAAAAAGTTAAATGAACGTAATGTCTATGTTATTCATATGAACCACTTTTAAATATCCAAACATACAATACACTATGTCAGTTTTAATGAATAGATATTGGAAATCTATTCATCTTTAAAAATATTCATACTTCAATCCAGTCAATAGTTGCTTTCCTTCTTTGTTTATTTGACCAATAAAGGGGGAAACAAGTATCAGGTTTCCTGACACTATTTTTAAAGAGAGCAGATTGAAGGATGGATGCTGTCTAGTACACAGAGAGGGATTTGTGCTGTTTCTCTACAATAGTTGCTCCACTGTTTCATTATAATCCTACATCCTGTAATTTCAAGATTCGACTGCCATTGCCACTAGGGCTAGGGATTTAAACAGAATCAATTGACAAGCAACAGCGATAGTGTTGTTAGCCTATTAAGATTTAGTTGTAAAGAATCAAGACAGCTCAGCCCAGAATGGCATAGGATTTGATGACAGAGAAATCTGGACACAGTCGATTGTGGTAATGGAAAGGATATTTTAATACTCTGGTGTCGTACTTGCTAAAGATGACATGTTCTGCTTATCTTTAATCCAATTAACACTCATTTCAGAGTAACACACCATACCACAATCTGATGCAAAAGAAATCGCTGTTTTATCTTAACAAGATGATATAAACAGGCCAATTGCAAAACAACAGTCAGCACTAAAGTCATTATGCAAGTTAATTAGGAACGTTATGTCTTCAGTGACAAAGAGTCCTTTTTTCTCCAACATCCACCAAATCGAAAACTTCCCAGAGTGCCTTGCTTTGCATGTCTTGTGATTATCCCAATGGACTAAGTCCAGTATGAGACAGTGTTATGTGCAACAGTAACAGATCAAAGTAAATCAACAGATAAAAGACGTCCAGAAAAGGGGAGTTACCACAGAATTGTGTTTGTAAAATATATCTAGATATGTCTGACTTGTGCAAGTTGTTTTTATTCCCCCTGAGATCTGAAAAATGATTGATGTCCCCCACTTTGATGGTAAAGAGGGCAAAGGCAAACCATGCCATGTGTAAGCATTGTCACACCTGTGTCATGTATTCACAACAAACCAAGGTTGTTTATGGCTAAACATTACAGCACCCAGACTGTTCCAAAGTTTACCTGTAAATAGCATCAACATTGGTAGACAATGGTGATTGGTCAAAATCTTTACAATCTACTTCTATGAGGCCTTCAGTAGCTTCACTAAAACTCCACTGAAGCAAACACATTTCTTGCAGTTGATATTTGGACCTCACGTTTCTAGTTCCTAATGCTCCAATTGATGATAAAGCAGTGATATCAGCAAAGGAGATTATGACATTTTATAATTCATTTGGCGATCTGTATACTTTTTTGTGTGTTGTTTATACAGGACTATATGTATCTGAAGTTTAGCTATGTGAAttgacaaaaataaatacaacattgtATCATATTTAgaatttagtaaaaaaaaacacgtgtgtgtgcctgtttactATAAATAGACTTAGCACCAGCTGTTAAATAGTCTTGTTAGCAAAATGGCACTGAATATTATTTTGTCTCAAGAGGAAAACAGCTACATTTGCATTTATTTATTGGTTACATTAGAAGACGAGGGAGTAGAATAAATATTCTCTCATGAAAATGCATTCTGTGCTTATCTCCCTACACATTTCTTTATGAAATTAATTGGAACACTGGCCCACCAGACTCTTATCCCATATCTGATCTTTAGTTCTTTATAAGGTTGTTCTTGCAAAAAGCAGTTAAGCGACTATAAATAAATTCAGTGGGGAAACTGGAGATGCTCTGATGGCCTAAAGGACACACTGAAAAATtatgtaaaaatgttttttgcACCAGCCCAAAAAATATAAATCCTTGTTTTTAGAATTCACTCTAAATGATGATTACATTATTATAGTTGatcattatatactttattTCCTGAGGTTCATTTGGATCGTAAAGATAATTTTCCTTTTTACTTTAAGTAGGTAATACAGCTATGCTTACATATTATATCTTGTTGCATCCAGTCTGCATGAAATACAACAGTACTACTCAATGTAACTGACGCAAACAGGTTTGTATCTGCCTACTATTGTTCTGTGGTCTCCACCGTCTCTGTGGTTGATGCTATGCAGAGGTTTGTGGGTCAGAATAGCCAGAAAACCATGCTGGCTGGcatactgcaaaaaaaaaaacgaaaaaggaTGTATTGTAGTTTGTCATCCTGGCATTTCTGGCACAGTGTATCAGACGTATCATGTAATGGGACATTAAATCTCTGTCTGATGGACTATGTAGGCTGGTAGTGTGCTATTTCAAATGCAGGGAATGAATGTCAGGACCAAATATTCTCTTCCTCTATGCTAAATCAAAAGACAATACATATTTCATTAGGATGTTAACAAAGGAAAAAAAATGCTGAAAAAGATTAAGGGAAAAACAAACTGGCAGTGTATTTTATGTAATGGTTTGGTCTTGAGAAAATGGATACCCATGCGACTTGTAATTGTTTACTGCAAAGAGCCCCAACACGAGTGACAGTTGAATGCATATTGAACTTAACCTGAATTCTTCAAAGATACAAGCTCTATTCCAGTGTAGCATTGACTACAAAGCACTGTCAGGTACTGTGTTATACTTCATAAACTTTAGAAAATGTGAACAAAACCAAGAGTATCAAATAGCTTAACAGACAGCAAAATTGGACATCTACATTTTCATAGCTACAGCTCAGCTACGGTCCTGCAGTGGTTATCTAAGTTTAGGTCATTGttcagctgctgctgctctaTGAACTCTGAGGTCTCCTCTATAATTTGTCCAGGCATGTGGAAGTCAGCAGGCGTGTTCTGTTGGACAGTCGGGTCCTGAGGGGGATCCTGCTCTTTCTGTTCCCCAGGGCTGGCCCTGCTGTGGGAGTTACGGGGCTCCAGATTGCACCCGGTGCCCTGGAGAAACTGCATGAAGTTCTCCTCGATAGAGGCCTCCCGGCTAGGCAGCTGttccccctcccccggccccgcCCTCTTAAAGAGACAGGCCAGGTGGCGGCCCAGCTCCTCACGGATCTGTCGGTTGAGGCATCCGTAGAAAAAGGGGTTGGAGGTGAAGCAGAAATAGCCAATCCAAGTGACCACTTCCTCGAACTGGGCCATGGAGGCCGTCGAGGTAGACACCAGGGCGAAGTAGAGGTGGAACGAGAAGTAAGGGAGCCAGCAGCAAAGGAACTGGCCCCCTACTGCCATCAGAACCACCACGGCCTTCCCTCCGCTGAAGGTCCTCTGAGGGGTGGTGCGGGCCCCCCCCAGGCTGGCCACCATGGTGGAATGGCTGCTGAGCGACTCCGTGCGCTGCCGAGGCGTGTCCATCCAGGTGGGCAGAGGCCCGTGTTGCATGGCTGCCACCCGCGCCACCTTGAACATGTTGCAGTACACCACCAGGATGATGAGTACGGGGCACAGGAAGTAGATGAAGGTAAAGAAGACCATGAACACAAGGCGTGTGGTTTCTCCGCCCCCGCTCCAGTGTAGGGAGCAGCGTCTCTGACCCGAAACCAGGACAGgacccctgtccccctgcagcAACCAGCCCAGCAGAGGCAGGGCGGACATCACAATGGCTTTGACCCATATCCCAACCAGCACCAACGCCACCACCCCCACAGTCATCTTGACCTCGTGACGCATGGGATGAATGATGTAGTAGTAGCGCTCCACGTTGATGGCGGAGATGGAGAGGATGGCGGCGCTGACCAGGCACACGCTCAGGCAGAGGTAGCACCGGCACAAGGCCTCGTCCACCACAACCCGATTGGACAGCATACCGAGTGGCATCAACACCAGGGCCGCTAGCAGGTCCACCAGACACAGGTGGAACACAAAGGCAAACTTCCTCAGCTGCGGGGTCTTGGTGATGACAGCCATCACGGCCAGGTTTCCAACCACTGCAAGGATGTCCATGAGGAGCATGGCACACAGTGCCAAGGACTGTGTCAGtgtaccaccaccaccactactgCTTGACTGGCTGACATTGGAGGcgttggggtggagagaggctgggagccagggggggggaggaagggaagtgTTCCACCAAGGGCTGGGCGTGATTGGAGGCTCCATGAGTGggtgggatgaggagagaggccaCAGATACTCACAGGCCCAtcacccatcctcccctgccGTAGGGTGGAACTGAAAACTGGACTTAAGTAGCGCTGTCAGCCAGGGTAGCTGGGGCAGGACATGGCATGACCTTCATCGAAATCTGAATCAATGTTTACCCTGTGTGGTCCTGGGCCCAGAGTAGTATCGAAGGCCGCGCTTGACGACTGCACTTGATGTGGACACTTCCTCTGCTCAAGGAGCCTCCATTCAAGA encodes:
- the gpr61 gene encoding G-protein coupled receptor 61; this encodes MEPPITPSPWWNTSLPPPPWLPASLHPNASNVSQSSSSGGGGTLTQSLALCAMLLMDILAVVGNLAVMAVITKTPQLRKFAFVFHLCLVDLLAALVLMPLGMLSNRVVVDEALCRCYLCLSVCLVSAAILSISAINVERYYYIIHPMRHEVKMTVGVVALVLVGIWVKAIVMSALPLLGWLLQGDRGPVLVSGQRRCSLHWSGGGETTRLVFMVFFTFIYFLCPVLIILVVYCNMFKVARVAAMQHGPLPTWMDTPRQRTESLSSHSTMVASLGGARTTPQRTFSGGKAVVVLMAVGGQFLCCWLPYFSFHLYFALVSTSTASMAQFEEVVTWIGYFCFTSNPFFYGCLNRQIREELGRHLACLFKRAGPGEGEQLPSREASIEENFMQFLQGTGCNLEPRNSHSRASPGEQKEQDPPQDPTVQQNTPADFHMPGQIIEETSEFIEQQQLNNDLNLDNHCRTVAEL